The sequence ATCACCCTAAAGACAAGTATTTTTCAGCCTGAATATTTATCAGACTACATAATCCACTGTACCAATTGCATTTAGATTTTGTAACAAAACCTTTTCTATAAAAGTTAGTACAGCTAGAAGTGAATATAAATCAGTCCCCCTTTAAACATTCAACACATCGAAAGCTATATGCTACGTACATTAACCAACAGTTTTCTCAAAGTAATGGGGCTTTAGACGAATATCAGAATTGGTATTTGTGTCAAAGAACCAGACAGAATAGCAAGCAGGGATTTTTCCAGTTAACCTATTATCTTCTAAGTTTACCGTTTAATTATCGCAGTACAATTTAACTGATAAGTATTTCAGTACTTGAAGCATGAGCTCTACAGAACAAGAAGCCGCAGGTTATAGTAACAGGGTTTGGATCTGACAAACAATTGCAGCGTTGATCAAACGTTGTCTTCTCGTCGTTGAATGACTGGGTCTGCAGTTCCTCTTCGCTGGTGGGGCCGTCCTCTGATTCTTTCATGGTGGTAGTCTTGTCTTGGCTGGTGGCATGCCAACTTTCTTTGTTTTCGTCCTCAACCTCCTCACGTTGTAGATCTTTGGAAATCAGCTGTCTGGCCAATTTGATGTTCAGTCCTTGGTTGCAGTGAAGCTTCCTTTTCATTTCGAACTGACGCTGTTTCTCTTGTTTGTCCAGGAAGATTTTGCTGGTGTGCGCCCCATCCTTCTTCGGCTCCCGCACTGGATAGTTGAGCTCCGAGGTATCAGTGGTGGCTAATTTATTGGCTAAGCTGTTGAGGGTCATGGCTTCTTTAGTTTCGAAATCACTCTTTGCACCTCCTTCCCGTCCTCCTCCAGACCGAGCTGGCGAGCGCGGGGCTCATTCATCTTCATGAAATCGCAGTTTCTGTACGCTGGGCGGTAGGTCGCCAGGAAGTTCGACTCCTCCCACTTCTGGGACTTCCCGGCCCTGGTGTCACAAAGTCCAACGCGGGTGATGCCACAGTGGTCCCCGCCGCCATCAGCGCCGCCGTCAacgcctggggggaggggggaggggaggccaagAGGacctatgtttttgtttgtttaatagtGTAAGACAGGAAATCTGCCTTCGTTGCACATGAAACGGGGAAGCACTGTGTTGTGAATTTCTCTATCCCCTGTCTGTGTGCGGGCGGACAGTGTAAAACATATTTCTCCCTGGGGGTCACAGGCCAAAGTTTCAAAGCCACTCCTTGGGTTGGAAAGATTGGAGGCCTAGGGGCTAGAGGACCCTTCCTACCCTGACCCTCGGTTAAAGGTCCCAATGCCCAGCCACTTACACTGGCTGGgagctcctccctctgccccccaccccaatcctcCATGATCACATATTGTTTCTTCTCCTATCCAGCCCTTCGCTACTGGCTTAAATATTTCAAGAAACTCCAGTTCTGCCGCCACCCTGATTCAAGTCACCACCATCTGTGGTCGGGGTCACCGTCACAGCCTCTGAACTAGCCCTCACCCCCATCACCCCTCCTGCTGCCTTCTGACCTCTCATTCACCCTCTATTCAGTGTGGTCTTTTAAAAACGCCATCAAATCTTGTCGCATCTCTCTTTCAAACCCTTTAATGGCTGCCCCTTTTCTTTCACATAAAGACCCAAATCCAGAAGAGGCAGAAAGCAGCTCTATGATGGGCTCCCCCCGCACCCCAGTTCTCCGCACCCTGCCTCTAGCTTTGTATGCTGGCCTTTCGGTTCCAGGAGCgctctcctcccttcctgtccCAGAGTTTTTCCCTGGGTTCTTCCCACAGCCTGCAGTGCCCCTTCAGGTTTCAGCTCAGTCATGACTGCCTTACAAGAGCCTGTTTCCTGACCTCCAAAGCAGATAGGGTGCTTTCATGGCCTCTCTTATTGTCCTTGACAGCGCTCGGAGTTGTGGCAATTATGTTTATTATCTGTGTACACTAGATGGTCAATTCCAAGACACAGGGGAAGGTGTCTGTTTTTCTCAGGATTGTCTTCAGCTTCACAACATCATGCTGTagctggcatatagtaggtattaccacaatatttatggaatgaagaATAAATGATAGGTGACAGGTAATTGGAAGACTGAGATTTGTGAGTGGAGAAAAGGGGGCTCCAGAGTTTTCACTGTCAGTTACAATTTGTTCAATCAGTCACATGAGAAAAACACCCCACATGTGGAAGTTGGGGACTGTCCCAAAGAGTGACTTCGGAACATTCTGTCTTTCACAGGCCTCATATTTCATAGGCAGTGACATtcttctcaaaaacaaaaaggaaattaagatccAGTTTCACATTTTACCCTCCAGGTAGCATTcacaagaggtttttttttcccccccttctgATAACATtttgcttcctcttctctccctcaacGTCTTTCTACATTTTAGAACCCAAAAGCAAAAGCATGAAAGAACCATAAAACTTTTACAAGGGTCTTAAGTACCTTAAGTTCAAGTTGTCCTGTATTCTCCAAAGTCCTACTAACTTCAGGAGCTCTGCAATCACTTTAAAACTGTGTTAttcatctcagaaaaagaatttccTGATACCAGTACTCTTTGAAAAAAGCTGTATTGTGTGGTAAGGGCTTTCAGGGATTCAAAAGCCGATCTTCAGGTCTACGGGAAAACCCTCCAGTATGTGAGGGGGCAAAAAAACCAACTTTCATTATTCAGAAATACTCCAGGCCACTCTTTTCAAAAACCTGCCTGAAAGGCAGCACAGGCCCGCACAAACGCAATTGGTCCTGGCTGGCAGGCACAGTGGGTCTGTGCATCTTTAGCTGTAAACAGGACGTTGAGGGAGACGCTGAAAATCCAAAAGCAAGATCCAGTGCATTGGGATTTTGCTTTTCAGTGTATACAGCACCCACCCCACATACTGTGATCTGAATATACAAGCTGTTCAAGATAGAATGAGTCAGCCCTCCCGAAGTTCTTGAGTTTTCTGAAATGCAGTAACACATTGGCGGTTCATGCTAGGGCAGGAGCACCGTGATTGTGACCTTCTGACCTGGGCcacagacaaaatattttaaagaaatcaccAGGTATTACAGATCTCAGTTGCACATTATTTAAAAGTAATCTCTTTCGCCTACCATTGGCTAATTATCTGCTTCATGAAAGTTGCCCtaagaaaaatccaaattttgAGTTTTTACCATCAAGCTAAAAACTCTCAATCTAGTCAACATTACCACAAGCCGAAAATTTAGAAAAGATCGGCACTCTTTCCAACATTCCTCTTTACACGATTCACTTGTTATTGCCCTAGGACAAGGGCTGAGCAGATAGGTCTGTGgttctaccacacacacacacacacacacacacacacacacacacacacacacacacacacacacacccgagaCTGACAAAAACTTTCCTAGTCAATGACACGTTATATGAAATTTAGATACAGACCTAGAAAGcccttctttcaacaaatatttagtgtgACCATTGACTGTATGTCCAGTAGGAGAACCTTCATTCTGAATGCACAAAAGTGAGGTTGTGCTTCAGTGGTCTTCAGTGGGttaatatttgataaatacaTCTAAATATGCATGCTGTTCTATCATcacagttttaaaatacatttaaaaagtcactgaTATTTAAACTAACTGATTGTTAAGCCTGACGGTAGGTCACTCCATGGTTTCATTTCTTCCACTAAGAATCATTTCCCTTCCATGCAGCCATTCTCCAAATGCGGTAAATACAGGAATTGGTTCAAAAGGAGAACTAAGCCAGGAACCAGAAATTCTCAACCAAAGATTGGAACACCTAAGAAACCAAAAGCTACCATAAACAAGGAAGGTATCCCAGATGTCCTACTGGGTGCCATTGGTGAGAAATTAGTAAAACAATGAGAAGCAGTCAGCTTTTTTGGGACCAATCATGCTGCCAGAAGTGGAGATTAATACTAGTTCAGCCATGTAGCATCTGAAGGTGTACATCAGTCCACCCAAGAAT is a genomic window of Phocoena sinus isolate mPhoSin1 chromosome X, mPhoSin1.pri, whole genome shotgun sequence containing:
- the PPP1R2C gene encoding LOW QUALITY PROTEIN: protein phosphatase inhibitor 2 family member C (The sequence of the model RefSeq protein was modified relative to this genomic sequence to represent the inferred CDS: inserted 1 base in 1 codon); the protein is MEDWGGGQREELPASVSGWALGPLTEGQGVDGGADGGGDHCGITRVGLCDTRAGKSQKWEESNFLATYRPAYRNCDFMKMNEPRARQLGLEEDGKXGAKSDFETKEAMTLNSLANKLATTDTSELNYPVREPKKDGAHTSKIFLDKQEKQRQFEMKRKLHCNQGLNIKLARQLISKDLQREEVEDENKESWHATSQDKTTTMKESEDGPTSEEELQTQSFNDEKTTFDQRCNCLSDPNPVTITCGFLFCRAHASSTEILIS